In Lotus japonicus ecotype B-129 chromosome 5, LjGifu_v1.2, one genomic interval encodes:
- the LOC130718326 gene encoding RAN GTPase-activating protein 2-like, which produces MELNSQNRPFSIKLWPPSQNTRQTLVERMTNNLTTKSIFTQKYGTLDKEEAEENAKKIEDAAFVTANLHYEKEPDGDGGSAVQLYAKECSKLLLDVLKRGPSEKDSKEVVAADITTPEKDSKEVEGADITTTEKDSKEVVADDITTTASTKSVFDISKGQRAFIEAEEAQELLRPLQVPGNSFTKICFSNRSFGLGAAKVAQPILISLRDQLKEVDLSDFIAGRPETEALDVMKIFSAALEGSVLKSLNLSDNALGEKGVRAFEALLQSQNFLEELYLMNDGISEEAAQAVCELIPSTEKLKVLHFHNNMTGDEGALSIAEIVKRSPSLEDFRCSSTRIGTEGGVALAEALGNCTHLQRIDLRDNMLGVEGGVSLSKALIKHPELREIYLSYLNLENDGAIAVLDALKESAPHLEVLEMSGNEISVEAAPAIAAFIAGKQCLAKLNFSENELKDEGAIKISKALEGLVQLKEIDLSSNQITGAGARELALTVVQKADFKSLNINGNFISNEGIDELTDILKNSPDVLGPLNDNDPDGEDNDEESDEEDGEDELESKMKSLSVD; this is translated from the coding sequence ATGGAGCTGAATTCGCAGAACAGGCCATTTTCAATCAAATTATGGCCTCCTAGTCAGAACACTAGGCAGACACTTGTGGAGAGGATGACCAATAATCTGACTACTAAATCTATCTTCACTCAGAAGTATGGAACTTTGGACAAGGAAGAGGCTGAAGAGAATGCAAAAAAAATCGAAGATGCGGCTTTTGTCACAGCAAACTTACATTATGAGAAAGAGCCAGATGGTGATGGAGGTTCTGCTGTCCAACTTTATGCCAAAGAATGTAGCAAGCTCCTCCTAGATGTGCTTAAAAGAGGACCTAGTGAAAAGGATAGCAAAGAAGTGGTAGCGGCTGATATTACCACCCCTGAAAAGGATAGCAAAGAAGTGGAAGGGGCTGATATTACCACCACTGAAAAGGATAGCAAAGAAGTGGTAGCGGATGATATTACCACCACTGCATCTACCAAATCTGTTTTTGATATATCTAAAGGCCAAAGGGCCTTCATTGAAGCAGAAGAGGCTCAGGAACTTTTGAGGCCATTACAGGTTCCTGGAAATTCTTTCACCAAAATATGCTTCAGCAACAGAAGTTTTGGATTAGGAGCCGCGAAAGTTGCCCAACCTATTCTTATTTCCCTCAGGGACCAGTTGAAAGAAGTAGATCTGTCAGATTTTATTGCCGGAAGACCTGAAACTGAAGCACTAGATGTCATGAAGATTTTCTCAGCTGCTCTAGAGGGCAGTGTCCTGAAGTCTTTGAACCTATCTGACAATGCTTTAGGCGAGAAAGGTGTAAGAGCATTTGAAGCTCTCTTGCAATCACAGAACTTCTTGGAGGAGCTTTATCTGATGAATGATGGAATCTCGGAGGAAGCTGCTCAAGCAGTTTGTGAGTTGATTCCTTCCACAGAGAAGCTCAAAGTTCTTCATTTTCATAATAATATGACTGGAGATGAAGGGGCACTAtctatagctgagattgtgaaGCGTTCTCCTTCATTGGAGGATTTTCGCTGTTCCTCCACAAGGATAGGCACTGAAGGTGGAGTTGCCTTAGCTGAAGCTTTAGGGAATTGTACCCATCTGCAAAGGATTGATTTGCGAGACAACATGTTAGGTGTAGAAGGCGGGGTTTCTCTGAGCAAAGCTCTTATCAAGCATCCAGAGTTAAGAGAGATATACCTGAGCTACCTGAACTTGGAAAATGATGGTGCAATTGCTGTACTCGATGCTCTGAAGGAATCAGCTCCTCATCTTGAAGTTCTCGAGATGAGTGGAAATGAAATTTCAGTTGAGGCTGCTCCTGCAATAGCAGCCTTCATAGCAGGAAAACAGTGTCTTGCCAAGTTGAACTTCTCTGAGAATGAACTCAAGGATGAAGGTGCCATCAAAATAAGTAAGGCACTGGAAGGCCTTGTCCAGTTAAAGGAAATTGATCTGAGTAGCAACCAAATAACTGGGGCTGGGGCCCGAGAATTGGCTCTGACTGTGGTGCAGAAGGCTGATTTCAAATCTCTGAACATCAATGGAAACTTCATTTCCAATGAAGGCATTGATGAGTTGACggatatattaaaaaattctcCTGACGTTCTTGGTCCATTAAATGACAATGATCCTGATGGAGAAGACAATGATGAAGAATCTGATGAAGAAGACGGTGAGGATGAACTGGAATCCAAAATGAAAAGCCTTTCAGTTGACTGA
- the LOC130717609 gene encoding ARM REPEAT PROTEIN INTERACTING WITH ABF2, which yields MEFQRRQDHSLSERKGQKRKLDDQLHDDRQISLSPPTADERAALLADVAVQVSVLDSTFTWNESDRAAAKRATHALADLAKNEEVVNVIVEGGAIPALVKHLQAPPLSDFAQKPLPFEHEVEKGSAFALGLLAVKPEHQQLIVDSGALTHLVDLLKRQKNGLTSRAINSLIRRAADAITNLAHENSSIKTSVRMEGGIPPLVHLLEFADTKVQRAAAGALRTLAFKNDENKNQIVECNALPTLILMLRSEDAAIHYEAVGVIGNLVHSSPNIKKEVLLAGALQPVIRLLSSCCSESQREAALLLGQFAATDSDCKVHIVQRGAVRPLIEMLQSPDVQLREMSAFALGRLAQDTHNQAGIAHNGGLVPLLKLLDSKNGSLQHNAAFALYGLADNEDNVSDFIRVGGVQRLQEGEFIVQATKDCVAKTLKRLEEKIHDRVLSHLLYLMRVSEKGFQRRVALALAHLCSADDQRRIFIDNHGLELLIGLLGSSSSKQQLDGAVALCKLANKASTLSPVDAAPPSPTPQVYLGEQYVNNATLSDVTFLVEGKRFYAHRICLLASSDAFRAMFDGGYREKDARDIEIPNIRWEVFEMMMRFIYTGSVDITVDIAQDLLRAADQYLLEGLKRLCEYTIAQDISLENVSCMYELSEAFNAISLRHACILFILEQFHKLSERPGHSLLIQHIIPDIRSYFVKALSKTNSHNYRL from the exons ATGGAGTTTCAGAGGCGCCAAGACCACAGCCTCTCCGAGAGGAAAGGGCAGAAGCGGAAGCTAGATGACCAATTGCACGACGACCGGCAGATCTCGCTCTCGCCGCCCACCGCCGACGAACGTGCGGCACTGCTCGCAGACGTCGCCGTACAGGTCTCCGTCCTCGACTCTACTTTCACGTGGAACGAATCCGATCGAGCCGCGGCCAAGCGCGCCACTCATGCGCTTGCCGATCTCGCTAAGAACG AGGAAGTTGTGAACGTGATTGTTGAAGGAGGTGCGATTCCGGCGTTGGTTAAGCATCTTCAGGCGCCACCTCTGAGTGATTTTGCTCAGAAGCCATTGCCATTTGAGCACGAGGTTGAGAAAGGGAGCGCGTTCGCTCTAGGACTTCTTGCCGTTAAG CCAGAACATCAGCAGCTCATTGTTGACAGTGGTGCCTTAACACATCTTGTTGATCTCTTAAAGAGGCAGAAAAATGGTTTAACTTCTCGTGCCATTAACAGTCTCATACGTAGGGCTGCGGACGCCATTACTAATCTTGCTCATGAGAATAGTAGCATTAAAACCAGTGTCAG GATGGAAGGTGGAATTCCACCACTTGTTCATTTGCTTGAATTTGCCGATACAAAAGTGCAAAGAGCAGCTGCTGGTGCACTTCGAACCCTAGCTTttaaaaatgatgaaaataaaaaccag ATTGTTGAATGCAATGCTCTTCCGACTCTAATTCTAATGCTGCGTTCTGAAGATGCTGCTATCCATTATGAAGCG GTTGGTGTGATTGGAAACCTAGTCCATTCTTCTCCTAATATAAAGAAAGAAGTTCTTCTTGCTGGAGCTTTACAACCAGTCATTAGATTACTTAG ctcCTGCTGCTCAGAAAGCCAGAGGGAAGCAGCCTTGTTACTTGGTCAGTTTGCAGCAACTGATTCAGACTGCAAG GTTCACATTGTACAGAGAGGTGCTGTCCGACCTTTGATAGAGATGCTTCAGTCTCCTGATGTACAACTCAGAGAAATGTCTGCCTTTGCATTAGGGAGATTGGCACAG GACACACATAACCAAGCGGGTATTGCACACAATGGTGGCTTAGTGCCATTGCTCAAGCTTCTTGACTCAAAAAATGGGTCTTTGCAACATAATGCAGCTTTTGCTCTTTATGGCCTTGCAGATAATGAG gaTAATGTGTCCGATTTCATTAGGGTAGGTGGAGTTCAGAGACTGCAGGAAGGAGAGTTTATTGTTCAA GCAACTAAAGATTGTGTAGCAAAGACATTGAAAAGATTAGAGGAGAAGATTCACGACCGT GTGCTGAGCCATTTGTTATACCTCATGAGAGTTTCAGAAAAGGGTTTTCAAAGACGAGTTGCTTTGGCTCTTGCACATCTTTGCTCTGCAGATGATCAAAGAAGAATTTTTATTGATAATCATG GTCTTGAGTTGCTTATTGGCCTTCTTGGCTCATCTAGCTCTAAGCAGCAACTTGACGGTGCTGTGGCTTTATGCAAGCTAGCCAATAAAGCCTCGACTCTGTCTCCTGTGGATGCtgctcctccttctccaacacCACAG GTCTATTTAGGAGAGCAGTACGTAAACAATGCTACATTGTCCGACGTTACATTTTTGGTTGAAG GCAAACGATTTTATGCTCATAGAATTTGTTTACTTGCATCTTCAGATGCATTTCGTGCAATGTTTGATGGTGGTTATAGG GAAAAGGATGCAAGAGACATAGAGATCCCAAATATTAGATGGGAAGTTTTTGAGATGATGATGAG ATTTATATATACTGGTTCAGTTGATATCACTGTGGATATTGCTCAAGATCTACTTCGAGCAGCTGATCAATATCTTTTAGAAGGACTTAAGAGACTCTGTGAGTACACGATTGCACAG GATATATCACTAGAGAATGTGTCATGTATGTACGAACTTTCAGAAGCCTTCAATGCAATATCATTGAGGCATGCATGCATCCTCTTTATCTTGGAGCAATTTCATAAGTTGAGCGAAAGGCCAGG GCACTCTCTTCTGATTCAGCATATAATACCAGATATCCGCAGTTATTTTGTTAAAGCTCTTTCAAAGACCAACTCCCATAACTACCGACTATAA
- the LOC130717735 gene encoding tuliposide B-converting enzyme 1, amyloplastic-like — translation MASTASNTKQIVTEIPTYLRVFNDGTVERPRQAPTVPPSLHGDERVSSKDTIISQDPTISARLYLPKPAHSTEKLPILVFFHGGGFFFESAFSQLYHEHFNCVVPQTNLLVVSVDYRLAPEHPLPACYHDCWAALQWVASHAAETEHPTKTEPWLINHGDFSRIFIGGDSAGGNIVHNIAMRAGSEALPCDVKVLGAVVYHPYFYSSEPIGSEPNPRPEQALPAVIWDLVYPAAPGGIDNPMINPVGPGAPSLAGLGCSKMIVFVAGEDNIRDRGVWYYDAVKKSGWQGKIDLFEQEGEDHVYHIFHPESESSKKLIKRLIEFLDDLSSSMASATTTPTKEIDRDLPPLLRVYKDGTVERLLGSPVVPAIPHDPETEVSSKDIVISQTPLISARIHLPKQSNPQNPKVPILIYYHGGAFCLESAFSFLHQRYLNIVASRSNVVVVSVEYRLAPEHPLPAAYEDGWEALKWVTSHSTDNKPINSEPWLIEHGDFSRFYIGGDTSGANIAYHVGLRVGGGVEKLPGDVKIAGALLAFPLFWSSYPVLEEPVEGFEQSLSRKVWNFVYPDAPGGIDNPLINPLADGAPSLTTFGSNKMLIFVAGNDELRDRGIWFYEAVKKSEWEGDVELIRVDGEEHCFQIYHPESENSKDMMKRIASFLV, via the exons ATGGCTTCCACAGCATCCAACACTAAACAGATCGTTACAGAGATTCCTACCTATCTCCGAGTCTTCAACGACGGCACCGTAGAACGCCCCCGTCAAGCACCGACAGTGCCACCGTCACTCCACGGCGACGAACGAGTCTCATCCAAAGACACCATCATCTCTCAAGACCCCACAATCTCCGCTCGCCTCTACCTTCCAAAACCAGCTCACTCCACTGAAAAACTCCCCATCTTGGTGTTCTTCCATGGCGGTGGATTCTTCTTTGAATCTGCTTTCTCCCAGCTCTACCATGAACACTTCAACTGCGTCGTTCCACAAACAAATCTTCTGGTTGTTTCCGTTGATTACAGGCTTGCCCCGGAGCACCCTCTCCCTGCTTGCTACCATGATTGCTGGGCTGCACTTCAATGGGTTGCATCTCATGCTGCAGAAACAGAGCACCCCACCAAAACAGAGCCATGGTTGATTAACCATGGTGATTTCAGCAGAATCTTCATTGGGGGTGACAGTGCTGGTGGTAATATTGTGCATAACATCGCTATGCGTGCTGGGTCTGAGGCTCTACCTTGTGATGTTAAGGTATTGGGAGCTGTTGTGTACCACCCTTACTTCTACAGCTCAGAGCCAATTGGTTCAGAACCTAATCCGAGGCCTGAGCAGGCCCTCCCCGCTGTGATTTGGGACTTGGTGTATCCAGCTGCGCCTGGTGGGATTGATAACCCCATGATCAATCCGGTGGGTCCAGGGGCACCTAGCTTGGCTGGACTTGGGTGTTCCAAGATGATTGTGTTTGTTGCTGGCGAGGATAACATCAGGGACAGAGGGGTTTGGTATTATGATGCTGTGAAGAAGAGTGGGTGGCAGGGGAAAATTGATCTCTTTGAACAGGAGGGAGAGGATCATGTTTATCATATCTTCCATCCAGAATCTGAGAGTTCCAAGAAGTTGATCAAACGCTTGATTGAGTTTCTAGATGA CCTTTCCTCTTCAATGGCTTCTGCAACAACCACCCCAACCAAAGAGATAGACAGAGACCTCCCTCCTCTTCTCCGAGTCTACAAAGATGGAACCGTGGAACGTCTCCTAGGCTCTCCTGTCGTTCCAGCAATCCCTCATGACCCAGAAACAGAGGTCTCATCAAAAGACATAGTCATCTCACAAACCCCCTTAATCTCTGCTCGTATCCACCTCCCAAAACAGAGCAACCCCCAAAACCCAAAGGTTCCAATATTGATCTACTACCATGGTGGTGCGTTTTGCCTTGAATCAGCTTTCTCCTTCCTCCACCAACGCTACCTCAACATCGTGGCTTCACGATCAAACGTTGTGGTGGTTTCCGTCGAGTACAGGCTCGCGCCAGAGCATCCTCTGCCTGCAGCATATGAAGATGGTTGGGAAGCTCTGAAATGGGTTACCTCTCATTCCACCGACAACAAACCCATCAACTCTGAGCCATGGTTGATCGAACATGGTGATTTCAGCAGATTCTACATCGGAGGTGACACTTCAGGTGCCAACATCGCATACCATGTGGGTCTCCGTGTCGGTGGTGGAGTTGAGAAATTGCCAGGGGATGTGAAAATTGCAGGGGCGTTACTTGCTTTTCCCCTGTTTTGGAGTTCATACCCTGTTTTGGAAGAACCTGTTGAGGGGTTTGAACAGAGTTTGAGCAGGAAGGTTTGGAACTTTGTGTACCCAGATGCACCTGGTGGGATCGACAACCCTCTGATCAATCCTTTGGCTGATGGGGCTCCAAGCTTGACAACGTTTGGAAGCAACAAGATGTTGATCTTTGTTGCAGGGAATGATGAACTGAGAGACAGAGGAATCTGGTTCTATGAGGCTGTGAAGAAGAGTGAGTGGGAAGGTGATGTGGAACTCATTCGAGTGGATGGAGAGGAGCATTGCTTCCAGATTTACCATCCTGAATCTGAGAATTCTAAAGACATGATGAAGCGCATAGCTTCTTTCCTTGTTTGA